The DNA sequence ATCTGCAAGCGGCGCAGATCGAAACCAGTCACATTGCGTTGGGGATTCCCATATGAAGCACTGGCAACCAGAGCTTGAACTTCCAGAAAGAAGGTGCGACTCCCCTCCTGGCTGGTCACAACCACGGTGCCGCTCACATCTGAATGACGTTGAGACAAAAATAGTTTGGCTGGATTTTCAACAGGAATGAGACCTTCTCTGGCCATTTCATAAACACCCAGCTCACTGGTGGAGCCAAATCGATTCTTGGCAGCCCGCAGGAGTCGAACCTGTGACTGACGATCCCCTTCCAGGTACAGAACCGTATCAACGAGGTGCTCCAGCATCTTGGGGCCAGCGAGATAGCCATCCTTGGTGATATGGCCTACCAGAATGATGCAAACATTCATCTCCTTGGCCACACGCAGAAGCAGTGCAGCACTCTCACGAACTTGACTGATACTACCAGGTAGATTTTCACCGGCTTCAGAATAGGCGGTCTGGATTGAATCCACAATAACCACTGCAGGTTTTAGTTCATTGATACTTCTGGCAATATTTTCCACGACAGAATCGTTTGCAAACATGAGCTTTTCAGCCCTCACTCCGAGACGGTCTGCTCGCATGGCAAGTTGCTCACCACTTTCTTCACCAGAAAAATACAAAATTGAATGACCTGCAACCGCCATGAGTCCACTGAGTTGCAGGAGCAGGGTGGATTTGCCAATACCCGGTTGACCGCCAAACAAGATGATACTGCCTTTAACCAAGCCTCCACCGAGAACTGAATCGAACTCGGATTGAGAGGTTTTTATCCGATTTTCGGCATCACGAGTAATTTTATCAAGAGGTTTTAATTCTGTTCTTTGGCCACTGGGTGTTACTTT is a window from the Candidatus Neomarinimicrobiota bacterium genome containing:
- the radA gene encoding DNA repair protein RadA — its product is MAKIKTVYVCDDCGAEHPKWVGRCGSCGAWETVKEFKQSKLKVTPSGQRTELKPLDKITRDAENRIKTSQSEFDSVLGGGLVKGSIILFGGQPGIGKSTLLLQLSGLMAVAGHSILYFSGEESGEQLAMRADRLGVRAEKLMFANDSVVENIARSINELKPAVVIVDSIQTAYSEAGENLPGSISQVRESAALLLRVAKEMNVCIILVGHITKDGYLAGPKMLEHLVDTVLYLEGDRQSQVRLLRAAKNRFGSTSELGVYEMAREGLIPVENPAKLFLSQRHSDVSGTVVVTSQEGSRTFFLEVQALVASASYGNPQRNVTGFDLRRLQMLLAVLERRAGFQLGTQDVFINVVSGLKIAEPAADLGVAIAIISSLKNRVVDAGALIIGEIGLGGEVRNVGQIRRRVEEAKKLGFNRIILPHGEHKGLADLGLAIVPVRSLSAAVDELF